One part of the Terrimicrobium sacchariphilum genome encodes these proteins:
- a CDS encoding alpha-L-rhamnosidase-related protein — protein MSNTPFDGTKRIWAGDHQAGEVNSHFLFERDITLPAISGQAMFALVAESRYRLRVNGEWIGDGPARSYPDHRYYDDWDITKHLRSGSNRIEIAVTHWGVDTFQSLNTPPFLLCSLRLDGQTVLKSDTSWTARRDTRNLQHVPRACCQLGFEEHYSATALEQAGSPAIEAPGASESSSSLFPRPTRPLTRIPRDFRYALATTCVMPIDRSWTFPVRRLFSPQPLGINILGMAGVLGATFSCSAKTTADFHLLGPVASVQVNGVSLPLEKEDDLFRTTVQLSPGESWISIAVCTEYDHATELAFGYWADHPIEWPASPWLSSGPLWTTDILTNNFLNPADEARLVRPFAPSFGGMFQADQKETSRVVSQFTQAKNEASFRSVSGSKTRVLPHSSAVTKDAYFAIRTDRVKSAEPLAASPIPTQISRAGTRLLIDLGAMSVGYFEMDFDAPAGAVVDAYFFEHLERDDDGSATIQYLYQESISYRNSLRYTAREGRNHFISRQRRGIRYALLVFRDAPVVIHALRVIESTYSPETVGTFSCSDEELNRIFAISQRTLLLCMEDTYTDCPTYEQTYWVGDARNEALFSAHAFGAYDLLRHSAEVASHSLRGSALVVSQCPSGWDAVIPSFSFLWGIGVWDTYWQTGDADWLARIFPAVLKNLDEASRLCTDRGLFSAKAWNFFDWTPIDQNQETVLHNSLLLAGALEAGKRCAEVLGKAGDASRIASRLAELRSSINLLWDDQTGSFPDAILPDGMPSRKTSQHTSFLALLFGVLPESRRDRALENCLRPAPDMAPVGSPNALYFLLSAIRESHPSEVIKMVRDFWGRMVAAGSTTAWEMVNQEQSRFPTRSHCHGWSSSPVWLLPVHFFDLRLLGPGWSKVSIAPRVEDVTHASAVVCTPHGLLRLAWRLCADGKVETSVQAPVGVEVSVRPPIFPTTPSYDHP, from the coding sequence GTGTCCAACACACCCTTCGACGGTACGAAACGGATCTGGGCTGGGGATCACCAGGCCGGAGAGGTCAATTCCCATTTCCTCTTCGAGCGCGACATCACCCTGCCCGCCATTTCCGGGCAGGCGATGTTCGCGCTGGTGGCCGAGAGCCGCTACCGGCTGCGGGTGAATGGGGAGTGGATCGGGGACGGACCAGCGCGAAGCTATCCCGATCATCGATATTATGACGATTGGGACATAACGAAGCACCTGCGCTCAGGCAGCAATCGCATCGAGATCGCCGTGACTCACTGGGGAGTGGATACCTTCCAATCCCTCAATACGCCTCCCTTTCTGCTCTGCTCGTTGCGCCTGGACGGCCAGACGGTACTGAAGAGCGATACGTCGTGGACGGCTCGGCGCGACACCAGAAATCTCCAGCACGTCCCGCGGGCCTGCTGCCAGCTCGGTTTTGAGGAGCATTACTCCGCCACGGCATTGGAGCAGGCAGGCTCTCCCGCGATCGAGGCACCGGGCGCAAGCGAGTCGTCATCTTCCCTTTTCCCTCGCCCAACCCGGCCGCTGACCCGCATTCCGCGCGACTTCCGTTACGCACTCGCGACCACCTGTGTGATGCCGATCGACCGCTCGTGGACATTTCCCGTGAGGCGGCTTTTTTCCCCGCAGCCGTTGGGTATCAACATCCTCGGCATGGCCGGAGTGCTGGGAGCAACCTTCTCCTGCTCAGCGAAAACCACAGCAGACTTCCATCTGCTCGGCCCGGTTGCCTCGGTGCAGGTGAATGGTGTTTCCCTCCCATTGGAAAAAGAGGACGATCTGTTTCGGACCACCGTCCAGCTATCGCCCGGCGAATCCTGGATATCGATCGCCGTCTGCACGGAGTACGATCACGCGACCGAGCTGGCTTTCGGGTACTGGGCGGACCACCCGATCGAGTGGCCCGCCTCGCCATGGCTCTCCAGCGGCCCCCTCTGGACCACCGACATCCTGACGAACAACTTCCTCAACCCGGCGGACGAGGCCAGGCTGGTCCGGCCTTTCGCGCCATCGTTCGGAGGTATGTTTCAGGCGGATCAAAAGGAAACCAGCCGCGTTGTTTCACAGTTTACCCAGGCGAAGAATGAGGCGTCTTTCCGCTCTGTATCCGGAAGCAAGACCCGTGTATTGCCTCACTCTTCAGCAGTCACGAAGGATGCCTATTTTGCGATCCGCACCGATCGGGTGAAATCAGCTGAACCTCTCGCGGCAAGCCCCATTCCCACGCAAATCTCCCGTGCAGGCACCCGTCTCCTGATAGACCTCGGGGCGATGAGCGTCGGCTACTTTGAAATGGATTTTGATGCCCCGGCGGGAGCGGTGGTCGATGCCTATTTCTTCGAGCATCTGGAGCGAGATGATGACGGCTCGGCGACGATTCAATATCTCTACCAGGAGTCGATCTCGTACCGCAATTCACTCCGATACACGGCGAGAGAGGGACGGAATCACTTCATTTCCCGACAGCGGCGCGGGATACGATACGCCTTGCTCGTCTTCCGCGACGCGCCTGTGGTGATCCATGCGCTACGGGTCATTGAGTCGACCTATTCACCGGAAACCGTCGGCACGTTCTCCTGCTCCGACGAGGAGTTAAACAGGATCTTTGCCATCAGCCAGCGCACGCTCCTTCTTTGCATGGAGGATACCTACACCGATTGCCCGACGTATGAGCAGACCTACTGGGTGGGGGATGCGCGAAACGAGGCGCTCTTCTCCGCGCACGCTTTTGGCGCGTATGACCTGTTGCGGCACAGCGCAGAGGTTGCGAGTCATTCGCTTCGAGGTTCCGCTTTGGTAGTCAGCCAGTGCCCGAGCGGGTGGGATGCGGTCATACCGTCCTTCAGCTTTCTCTGGGGCATCGGCGTGTGGGACACGTATTGGCAGACCGGCGACGCCGACTGGCTGGCTCGCATTTTCCCAGCCGTCCTGAAGAATCTCGACGAGGCCTCCCGGCTCTGCACCGACCGTGGACTATTTTCCGCGAAAGCGTGGAATTTCTTCGATTGGACGCCCATCGACCAGAACCAGGAAACCGTGCTTCACAACAGCCTGCTGCTCGCCGGGGCGCTGGAAGCAGGGAAGCGTTGTGCGGAGGTCCTCGGGAAAGCCGGGGACGCCTCGCGCATCGCCTCCCGGCTGGCGGAACTGAGGTCCTCCATCAACCTTCTGTGGGATGACCAGACCGGCTCTTTTCCGGATGCCATCCTGCCCGACGGAATGCCCAGCCGAAAAACCAGCCAGCACACGTCATTTCTGGCCCTCCTCTTCGGCGTTCTGCCTGAGAGCCGTCGCGACAGGGCCTTGGAAAATTGCCTGCGCCCTGCACCGGACATGGCCCCGGTCGGCAGTCCCAATGCTCTTTATTTTCTCCTCAGCGCCATACGGGAATCTCATCCCTCGGAGGTGATCAAAATGGTGCGCGATTTCTGGGGGAGAATGGTCGCCGCCGGGTCGACTACGGCGTGGGAAATGGTCAATCAGGAGCAGTCAAGATTTCCCACCCGCAGTCACTGCCACGGTTGGTCCAGCTCCCCGGTCTGGCTGCTGCCAGTGCATTTTTTTGACCTTCGCCTCCTGGGCCCGGGCTGGAGCAAGGTCTCCATCGCTCCGCGCGTAGAGGACGTCACCCACGCTAGCGCCGTCGTCTGCACCCCGCACGGCCTGTTGCGGCTCGCCTGGAGGCTTTGTGCCGACGGGAAGGTGGAGACGTCGGTACAGGCCCCGGTCGGCGTGGAGGTCTCCGTCCGGCCACCCATTTTCCCCACCACTCCCTCATATGATCACCCCTAA
- a CDS encoding sugar phosphate isomerase/epimerase family protein, with protein MITPNRYSVILGNLGNTCDRFLPTGYKESRPKEEMIRQAAEIPGIQGIELVGSWDITEANAREMKHTLSAAKLECVSIIPDLFSQKRWGNGSFSAKDPGTRREALEETRSVCRIALDIGCPLINLWLGQDGYDYPLTADYRRQRSDLMEGIRTVAAEYPGLRFALEYKPKEPRTHSFQARAADTLLMAVETGLPNVGVCIDVGHALMAGENVAESAVLLQHHEERLFHMHFNDNYRTWDDDMIVGSLHTVEYLELLHWLKETGYSGWYSMDQYPYREDGAAAVSESVAFLRSLEKLLTAGRQDEIRRLIASGDATRSTRWMRELLFGALS; from the coding sequence ATGATCACCCCTAACCGCTACTCCGTCATTCTCGGCAACCTCGGGAATACCTGCGACCGATTCCTCCCGACCGGCTATAAAGAATCCCGCCCCAAGGAGGAAATGATCCGCCAGGCTGCAGAGATCCCCGGTATCCAGGGCATCGAACTCGTCGGCTCCTGGGACATCACCGAAGCCAACGCCCGCGAGATGAAACACACGCTGTCCGCAGCCAAACTGGAGTGCGTCTCGATCATCCCCGACCTTTTCTCCCAAAAACGCTGGGGAAATGGCAGCTTCAGCGCAAAGGACCCGGGAACACGCCGCGAGGCGCTGGAAGAGACCCGCTCGGTCTGCCGCATCGCTCTCGATATCGGCTGCCCGTTGATCAACCTATGGCTGGGGCAGGATGGTTACGACTACCCTCTCACGGCCGACTACCGCCGCCAGCGCAGCGACCTCATGGAGGGAATCCGCACCGTCGCCGCCGAGTATCCCGGTCTGCGATTTGCCCTGGAGTACAAGCCGAAGGAGCCGCGCACCCATTCCTTCCAGGCGCGCGCGGCGGATACTCTGCTGATGGCGGTGGAGACCGGCCTGCCCAATGTGGGTGTATGCATCGACGTGGGCCACGCTCTCATGGCAGGAGAGAACGTCGCGGAATCTGCCGTGCTGCTCCAGCACCACGAAGAGCGGCTGTTCCACATGCATTTCAATGACAACTACCGGACGTGGGATGACGACATGATCGTCGGTTCACTTCACACGGTGGAGTACCTCGAGCTACTGCACTGGCTGAAGGAGACCGGGTACTCGGGCTGGTACTCGATGGACCAGTATCCCTATCGCGAGGATGGCGCAGCGGCGGTGAGCGAGAGCGTCGCCTTTCTTCGTTCGCTTGAGAAATTGCTTACTGCGGGGAGGCAGGATGAAATCCGCCGCCTGATCGCCTCCGGCGATGCCACCCGGTCGACGCGTTGGATGCGCGAACTGCTCTTTGGAGCACTGTCGTGA
- a CDS encoding SGNH/GDSL hydrolase family protein produces the protein MKRFFERIAEKARDVSQSPIITVAFGDSVTQGVMEHNFLDSRHVYHRVLQSSLEDFFPNTTFSTINAGVSGGGLPQALERLDRDVIAYQPDLVLIAFGLNDSLMGEAGLSSFGEGLSSIVHRIREQSSADIILLTPPFMARKPSHRIHPEHLPMTDKILETQNSGMLGRYADEVRRVASQYQVPLADIHKEWQRLARCDLDTDLWLINGLNHPDQRGHRLAAASIFHLLLKHRRPL, from the coding sequence GTGAAGAGGTTTTTTGAGCGTATTGCCGAGAAGGCCCGTGATGTCTCCCAATCGCCGATCATCACGGTGGCTTTCGGAGACAGCGTCACTCAGGGCGTGATGGAGCATAATTTCCTGGATAGCCGCCACGTCTACCATCGCGTCCTGCAATCAAGCCTCGAGGATTTTTTCCCCAATACGACCTTTTCCACCATCAACGCCGGAGTCTCCGGCGGCGGCTTACCTCAGGCGCTCGAGCGTCTCGACCGCGATGTCATCGCCTATCAGCCGGACCTGGTGTTAATCGCATTTGGCCTGAACGATTCGCTTATGGGCGAGGCGGGGTTATCTTCATTCGGCGAGGGACTCAGCTCCATCGTTCACCGCATCCGGGAACAGAGTAGTGCAGACATCATACTGCTAACGCCACCATTCATGGCTCGGAAGCCGAGTCATCGCATTCATCCCGAGCACCTGCCCATGACGGACAAAATCCTTGAGACGCAAAATAGCGGCATGCTCGGACGCTACGCAGACGAGGTCCGTCGTGTCGCAAGCCAATATCAGGTCCCATTGGCAGATATACACAAGGAATGGCAACGACTGGCGCGTTGCGACCTGGACACCGATCTCTGGCTCATCAACGGACTAAACCATCCCGATCAAAGAGGTCACAGACTAGCTGCGGCATCAATCTTTCATCTCTTGCTAAAGCATAGGCGTCCGTTGTAG
- the hisI gene encoding phosphoribosyl-AMP cyclohydrolase, which translates to MELDFKFTSDGLIPAILQEYTGGEGAPRGRILMFAWLNREALEKSLSTGLMHYWSRSRQKLWLKGETSGHTQKIHRWYVDCDRDVLLFEISQTGGACHTGYQSCFFQELDMEGKSLPIKEEKAFDDSAVYKK; encoded by the coding sequence GTGGAACTCGATTTCAAATTTACCTCAGATGGCCTCATTCCCGCCATCCTCCAGGAGTATACCGGAGGAGAAGGCGCACCACGCGGCCGCATCCTCATGTTTGCCTGGTTGAACCGGGAAGCTCTCGAAAAATCCCTCTCCACCGGGCTCATGCACTACTGGAGCCGCTCACGGCAGAAACTCTGGCTTAAGGGCGAAACCAGCGGGCACACCCAGAAAATTCACCGCTGGTATGTGGACTGCGACCGCGATGTGCTCCTCTTCGAGATTTCGCAAACCGGCGGAGCCTGCCACACCGGCTATCAGAGCTGTTTCTTTCAGGAACTTGATATGGAAGGGAAATCCCTCCCGATCAAGGAAGAGAAGGCTTTCGACGACTCCGCCGTCTACAAGAAGTAG
- a CDS encoding roadblock/LC7 domain-containing protein, translating to MKQSKVPKPSQQSASSPASVVPAGPRYRYYQTPPEKLSLRAGDLLAIVPDAYWVRGYNAEKLIDLPATEVLTGPVPKVSMSRLAEIAPECFQAVGEDIKVALPIARLARTYTLETHSEVIKEPAPLIDIVLPSSDDDQKESNDFAPKESKDALEDKKVTSRLTPFKLRPDTEDLLPLPPKAPEAKSETPSTTESKPESTAHAQEHAKPEAPKQEPQPKPGSDSGDSLEKTGSLSRPARPLPPRRPETPAIGSETVAPPPPAPAAETLAPATPPPAPIPAPVQPQHPPAKTIFSMLPIFKRKAAPPPTPISTTPPAPPTPITKRARVELPPPKIHIAPPAPLSGEHPLPAGFTPPPPPPPVDPLPKPDTDPEVEKAETQKGEIAVKESIKSPGDTVKSVESAKPPITEVSVPPDAPIAPASESPSRSEQTPTLEPAKPEPIKAEPVAKAEPMKPESPIPQPLAKASPAVLVETEHLPKKGPDAVGNQDEIQSIFLTEEYLSVDRIVQLCGALPGINSCVLSHGASVIASHNVPDSIDLVSLSAHALEMLRAMRESSAKMGIGAVPAVTIHSEKGPITFFHQEDLCLLVLHKDRGFIPGVREKLQLVIEALGKANLPKPLPSSHPATLEG from the coding sequence GTGAAACAATCCAAAGTGCCGAAACCATCTCAACAGTCTGCATCATCGCCCGCTTCCGTCGTTCCCGCGGGGCCGCGTTACCGGTACTACCAGACCCCTCCGGAGAAACTCTCCCTGCGCGCTGGCGACCTGCTTGCCATCGTCCCGGATGCATACTGGGTCCGTGGCTATAATGCGGAAAAGCTGATCGATCTCCCGGCCACTGAGGTCCTGACCGGCCCCGTGCCAAAGGTCTCCATGAGCCGGCTGGCAGAAATCGCCCCGGAGTGTTTTCAGGCGGTTGGCGAGGATATCAAGGTCGCTCTGCCCATCGCCCGCCTGGCAAGGACGTACACTCTTGAAACCCATAGTGAGGTCATCAAGGAACCCGCACCGCTCATCGACATCGTCCTGCCCTCGAGCGACGATGATCAAAAGGAGAGCAATGATTTCGCGCCGAAGGAATCCAAAGACGCACTTGAGGACAAAAAGGTCACGAGCCGCCTGACTCCCTTCAAGCTTCGCCCTGACACGGAAGACCTGCTGCCCCTGCCACCAAAAGCCCCTGAGGCAAAATCGGAAACGCCATCGACCACTGAGTCAAAGCCGGAATCCACGGCACATGCCCAGGAACACGCAAAACCTGAGGCTCCGAAACAAGAGCCTCAGCCAAAACCAGGCTCCGACTCCGGCGACTCATTGGAGAAAACGGGTTCCCTGAGCCGACCGGCCCGGCCCCTCCCACCGCGACGCCCGGAGACCCCGGCTATCGGGAGCGAGACCGTTGCTCCGCCGCCTCCAGCGCCAGCGGCCGAAACACTCGCGCCTGCCACACCGCCTCCAGCCCCGATACCTGCTCCGGTGCAGCCGCAGCACCCTCCAGCCAAAACGATTTTTTCCATGCTGCCGATCTTCAAGCGCAAGGCAGCACCTCCGCCGACGCCCATCTCGACTACTCCTCCCGCTCCTCCTACCCCGATCACAAAGCGGGCGAGAGTCGAGTTGCCCCCGCCGAAGATTCACATCGCACCTCCGGCTCCTCTCAGTGGCGAGCATCCCTTGCCCGCGGGCTTTACCCCGCCGCCTCCTCCGCCTCCGGTCGATCCTCTTCCCAAGCCGGATACCGATCCTGAAGTCGAAAAAGCCGAGACCCAAAAGGGCGAAATCGCCGTCAAGGAGTCGATCAAATCCCCGGGGGACACGGTAAAGTCTGTCGAATCCGCCAAACCGCCGATCACGGAAGTGTCGGTACCTCCGGATGCCCCGATCGCTCCGGCCTCCGAGTCGCCCTCCAGGAGCGAGCAAACGCCGACACTCGAGCCGGCAAAGCCCGAACCCATCAAGGCGGAACCCGTCGCTAAGGCAGAGCCGATGAAGCCGGAGTCTCCCATCCCTCAGCCTTTGGCAAAAGCCTCTCCAGCGGTGCTGGTCGAGACCGAGCATCTGCCGAAAAAGGGTCCTGACGCCGTGGGCAACCAGGACGAGATCCAATCCATCTTTCTTACCGAGGAGTACCTGTCGGTCGATCGCATCGTCCAGTTGTGCGGAGCACTGCCGGGCATCAACTCATGCGTGCTATCCCATGGTGCGAGTGTTATCGCATCGCACAATGTCCCGGACTCCATCGATCTCGTCTCCCTCAGCGCCCATGCGCTGGAGATGCTGCGAGCGATGCGGGAATCCTCCGCCAAGATGGGCATTGGCGCAGTGCCCGCCGTGACGATCCACTCGGAGAAAGGCCCGATCACCTTCTTCCATCAGGAGGATCTGTGCCTGCTCGTGCTGCACAAAGACCGGGGCTTCATCCCCGGCGTACGTGAGAAGCTCCAGCTGGTCATCGAAGCTCTTGGCAAAGCCAACCTGCCCAAACCCCTGCCATCGTCGCACCCCGCGACGCTCGAAGGGTGA
- a CDS encoding MotA/TolQ/ExbB proton channel family protein — translation MLDLLQKGGPIMWLIVVCSVVALGVFLERLLYLHRASIAVGDLLRGLANILRKGDYAEALQECATTPGPVARVAHAVILRHTRPRTELREIAEEAGQLEVPKLERNLPLLATIAYGTPLLGLLGTLLGLLSAFETIAAQSGYATAADIADGVYLSLLTSASSLAVAIPAFVAYSYLSARVNALIHDMERTGIEILGILDEVQGRKPTSAS, via the coding sequence ATGTTGGATCTTTTGCAAAAAGGCGGCCCGATCATGTGGCTGATCGTAGTGTGCAGCGTGGTAGCCCTGGGGGTGTTCCTCGAGCGGCTTCTCTACCTGCACCGGGCCTCCATCGCCGTGGGGGATCTGCTCCGGGGCTTGGCCAACATCCTGCGCAAGGGTGACTATGCTGAAGCGCTGCAGGAGTGCGCCACCACACCCGGCCCGGTGGCCCGCGTAGCGCACGCCGTAATCCTCCGCCACACTCGCCCGCGTACCGAACTGCGCGAGATCGCCGAGGAGGCGGGTCAACTGGAAGTCCCCAAGCTTGAGCGCAATCTTCCACTCCTTGCCACCATCGCCTACGGCACTCCACTGCTGGGGCTACTCGGCACGCTGCTGGGATTACTCAGCGCTTTCGAAACCATAGCCGCCCAGAGCGGCTATGCGACCGCAGCCGACATTGCCGACGGCGTGTATCTGAGTCTGCTCACCTCCGCCTCCTCGCTGGCGGTGGCCATTCCGGCCTTCGTCGCCTACAGTTATCTCTCGGCCCGCGTGAATGCGCTTATTCATGACATGGAGCGCACGGGCATTGAGATCCTGGGCATCCTCGATGAGGTGCAGGGCCGCAAACCGACCTCCGCCTCGTGA
- a CDS encoding ExbD/TolR family protein, with the protein MKLRRTAAPIPGVLYLAPGIQLALVLIVFLLISSSFLLQPGVAVNLPKSPFILSPQRNPRVIAITPPPLSAIYFENQQVSEAELRTRLSSLKGRTQTIVIKADKRAFYDQISAVMNIALELGFPVVLASTEQTPGL; encoded by the coding sequence GTGAAACTCCGGCGGACAGCCGCCCCCATCCCGGGGGTTCTGTACCTCGCGCCAGGCATTCAACTCGCGCTGGTGCTGATCGTGTTTCTGCTCATCAGCTCGAGCTTCCTGCTCCAGCCCGGCGTCGCCGTCAACCTGCCCAAGTCGCCTTTCATCCTTTCCCCGCAACGCAATCCACGCGTCATTGCCATCACTCCCCCGCCTCTTTCGGCGATCTATTTTGAAAACCAGCAGGTGAGCGAGGCCGAGTTGCGCACGCGACTCTCGTCGCTGAAGGGGCGCACACAGACGATCGTAATCAAGGCCGACAAGCGGGCCTTCTATGACCAGATCTCCGCGGTGATGAATATCGCTCTCGAGTTGGGATTCCCCGTCGTCCTCGCCTCCACCGAGCAGACTCCTGGCTTGTGA
- a CDS encoding energy transducer TonB has translation MKLSLSHFEWPSRHNIHIALPLMIVVAFLLHAACIVVFQITDVKAPRRADRSAQVFFLRTDSTEAGGIRALLDASDPSLFSPEQRGEREAWRSPETTYTASYEANPPALDALPAAQLKTPPLAIDPLSREAGPPKFPVQPGLPTAVRFSGDLATRAFTPPEKFEFVAPTKIVLRPIEVLVGVDADGRVVHIAPLEESSGNEILDRCAIEYLARGRFAPGAAGWGVARFLWGNDIRRSTDS, from the coding sequence GTGAAGCTGTCGCTTTCCCACTTTGAGTGGCCCTCGCGGCACAATATCCACATTGCCCTTCCCCTGATGATCGTGGTGGCCTTCCTCCTCCACGCCGCGTGCATCGTGGTCTTCCAGATCACTGATGTGAAGGCACCCCGGCGCGCCGACCGTTCCGCCCAGGTCTTTTTCCTCCGCACCGACTCGACCGAGGCCGGAGGGATTCGTGCCCTGCTCGATGCCTCGGACCCCTCACTTTTTTCCCCCGAGCAACGCGGAGAGCGGGAAGCCTGGCGGTCACCGGAGACTACCTACACTGCCAGCTACGAGGCCAATCCTCCAGCGCTTGACGCGCTGCCCGCCGCCCAGCTCAAAACCCCGCCCCTTGCCATCGATCCGCTCTCGCGAGAAGCCGGCCCCCCGAAGTTCCCCGTTCAACCAGGGTTGCCCACCGCGGTAAGATTCTCCGGCGATCTCGCCACTCGCGCCTTCACACCTCCTGAGAAGTTCGAATTCGTCGCCCCGACCAAGATCGTCCTACGTCCCATCGAGGTGCTGGTCGGCGTGGATGCCGATGGCAGGGTGGTCCACATCGCCCCGCTGGAAGAGTCCTCGGGCAACGAAATCCTCGATCGCTGTGCCATCGAGTACCTCGCGCGCGGCCGATTCGCCCCGGGTGCCGCGGGCTGGGGAGTTGCGCGTTTCCTCTGGGGGAACGATATTCGACGCTCCACCGACTCATGA
- the fabF gene encoding beta-ketoacyl-ACP synthase II: protein MSERRVVVTGLGVVSPVGSDIETFWKSLTEGRSGVQRYTAFDSEIYDCKIAGEVRDFEPAKHFKSPKDARRTDRFTQLAMAAAKSALADSGIDLDSVDRERFGVMIGSGIGGLKSMEDECRRLFERGPSRVSPFTIAMMISNMASGLVSMEYDLRGPNMSIVTACATANHSIGEAWRMIKFDDADFFIAGGTEATITQLGMSGFAAMRALSLRNDEPEKASRPFDKDRDGFVMGEGAGLVILEELEHAKKRGAHIYCELAGYGLSADAYHMTQPLPEGEGAARCMKSAMRHAKINPEQIDYINAHGTSTPIGDLCETKAIKLALGDHAKKTMVSSTKSMTGHLLGAAGGVEFAACALAIKHGIIPPTINLDEPDPECDLDYVPKIAREKKVTVAMSNSFGFGGHNATLLATEFNR from the coding sequence ATGAGCGAACGCAGAGTTGTAGTCACCGGATTGGGCGTTGTCAGCCCCGTGGGCAGCGATATTGAAACCTTCTGGAAGAGCCTTACCGAGGGACGCAGCGGCGTTCAGCGCTATACCGCCTTTGATTCCGAGATCTACGACTGCAAGATCGCCGGCGAGGTACGGGATTTCGAGCCCGCCAAGCACTTCAAGTCCCCGAAGGACGCCCGTCGTACCGACCGCTTCACCCAGCTCGCCATGGCTGCGGCCAAGAGCGCCCTGGCCGACTCTGGCATCGACCTCGACTCCGTGGACCGCGAGCGCTTCGGCGTGATGATTGGCTCCGGGATCGGCGGCCTCAAGAGCATGGAGGACGAGTGTCGCCGCCTTTTCGAGCGCGGCCCGTCCCGCGTCTCCCCTTTCACCATCGCCATGATGATCAGCAACATGGCCAGCGGTCTCGTCTCCATGGAGTACGACCTTCGCGGGCCCAATATGTCGATCGTCACGGCCTGCGCCACCGCCAATCACTCGATCGGCGAGGCCTGGCGCATGATCAAGTTTGACGATGCCGACTTCTTCATCGCAGGCGGCACGGAAGCGACCATCACCCAGCTCGGCATGTCCGGTTTTGCCGCCATGCGCGCCCTTTCTCTCCGCAATGACGAGCCTGAAAAGGCCTCGCGTCCATTTGACAAGGACCGCGACGGATTCGTAATGGGCGAAGGTGCCGGTCTCGTAATCCTCGAGGAGCTGGAGCACGCCAAGAAGCGGGGAGCGCACATCTATTGTGAGCTCGCAGGCTACGGCCTCAGCGCCGATGCCTACCACATGACCCAGCCCCTCCCTGAGGGCGAAGGCGCCGCTCGTTGCATGAAGAGCGCCATGCGTCATGCCAAGATCAATCCTGAGCAGATCGACTACATCAACGCCCATGGCACCTCGACCCCGATCGGTGACCTTTGCGAGACCAAGGCGATCAAGCTGGCCCTCGGCGACCACGCCAAGAAGACGATGGTAAGCTCGACCAAGTCCATGACCGGCCACCTTCTCGGTGCGGCGGGTGGGGTGGAGTTCGCCGCCTGCGCGCTGGCCATCAAGCACGGGATCATTCCGCCGACCATCAATCTCGATGAACCCGACCCGGAATGCGATCTCGACTACGTGCCAAAGATCGCCCGCGAAAAGAAGGTCACCGTGGCAATGAGCAATTCCTTCGGTTTCGGCGGTCACAACGCCACCCTGCTCGCCACGGAATTCAACAGGTAA
- a CDS encoding DUF2905 domain-containing protein, with amino-acid sequence MQEMGKMLVIAGVVLAVIGGLLWWGKGFRLPGDIFVERGGFSFGFPIVTCILISIVLTVVLNLFRR; translated from the coding sequence ATGCAGGAGATGGGCAAGATGCTGGTGATTGCCGGAGTGGTGCTGGCGGTGATCGGCGGACTGCTTTGGTGGGGTAAAGGGTTTCGTCTGCCTGGCGATATCTTTGTCGAGAGAGGAGGCTTCTCCTTTGGATTTCCTATCGTCACGTGCATCCTCATCAGCATCGTGCTGACAGTGGTGCTGAATCTTTTTCGGCGATAG